One genomic region from Fibrobacter sp. encodes:
- a CDS encoding RNA polymerase sigma factor yields MNRQDIADRAAFSKAYETFAPMVMRRCLALLKDEAEASDMMQNVFLRTYSNRNTLDLSSPSSLLWNTATRLCLNRIRDKKRRGLNVDCSEMLLQIAAADDELEAYESAGVLRKIFAREPESTRTMAVLHYVDNMTLEETAEAVGLSVSGVRKRLRTLQEKVKNLEVK; encoded by the coding sequence ATGAATAGGCAAGATATTGCAGACAGAGCAGCTTTTTCCAAGGCTTACGAGACCTTCGCACCCATGGTGATGCGTCGTTGCCTCGCACTCCTGAAGGATGAGGCTGAGGCCAGCGATATGATGCAGAATGTTTTCCTGAGAACTTATTCCAACCGCAATACTCTGGACTTGTCCAGTCCTTCCAGCCTTCTGTGGAATACGGCTACCAGGCTATGCCTGAACCGCATTCGCGATAAGAAACGCCGCGGACTGAATGTGGACTGCAGCGAAATGCTTTTGCAGATTGCTGCCGCCGATGACGAGCTGGAGGCTTATGAATCTGCCGGTGTCCTCAGGAAAATTTTTGCCAGGGAGCCTGAATCTACCCGCACCATGGCTGTGTTGCATTATGTCGACAACATGACTTTAGAAGAGACCGCCGAAGCCGTTGGGCTTTCCGTTAGCGGCGTCCGTAAACGTCTCCGCACTTTGCAGGAGAAGGTCAAGAACTTGGAGGTAAAGTAA
- a CDS encoding caspase family protein produces MNKTLSKVFDHVMESSPWTSMVCLSILAFVMLFAMVTNAHAATGSAGNAVPDVEKSIDRYVIAISANNGGKGRPMLRYAESDAKAFAAVLKEMGGVPRNNIFLVQEPSVSYLENHFDNLDKIINLKKGQSGRDEVLVYYSGHADEKGLRLGNEVYPWTALRKRVDELGADVKIAVIDACGSGAITRAKGGVAVPAFMVDQSSDMRGYAFITSSTQDESSQESDKLRGSFFTHSLVSGLRGAGDASGDGKVTLSEAYQFAFNETLQKTEATMGGAQHPSRDMNLAGTGDVVMTDLRSTSAGLDLDENVDGRLFIRDAHGELLAELNKKSGHAMSLGLPAGKYTIRLERPAEFKEASIVLAEGKREKLGGYQFKVASAEKTVSRGSAPADSNALFEEGSSMDSLDRYGRTKVTFNAVDHEKNPRKGVQIGFFVTDARENMIGTQVSLIANIARKEFAGTQISTGINVAKDISGIQVSAGANVARGMSGGQISTGVNVAKDATFQLAEMNFAAKSNVQLGVGNISDYTDVAVGVINANAHLNTAQIGVFNIGGKVKGRQIGVFNVCGHCEKTPIGLFNFVGNGVWSTTMGVDEMGNTSIDLKLGTAAFYTSFEFGRLLDRKKKFEYEDRFLSGLGLGTQFGRYGTHLSLDYTFLNTFEIEDKHFKRNSLDYVKGETSFHHRLRLHGTYEFVKGFGMTSGFSMNVVTEGYTSEIQLEPRGEWHGNFEVKDRKVRAWPGVFAGFTFGRF; encoded by the coding sequence ATGAATAAGACTTTGAGTAAGGTTTTTGATCACGTCATGGAATCTAGCCCGTGGACTAGCATGGTTTGCCTTTCTATTCTGGCTTTTGTCATGCTCTTTGCCATGGTGACCAACGCTCATGCTGCTACAGGTTCTGCGGGTAATGCGGTGCCTGATGTGGAAAAATCCATTGACCGTTATGTCATTGCCATTAGCGCTAACAATGGTGGTAAGGGTCGCCCCATGCTTCGTTATGCTGAAAGCGATGCCAAGGCTTTCGCCGCAGTGCTTAAGGAAATGGGTGGGGTTCCCCGCAATAACATTTTCCTGGTGCAGGAACCTAGCGTTAGCTACCTGGAAAATCATTTTGACAATCTCGATAAGATCATTAATCTGAAGAAGGGCCAGAGCGGTCGCGATGAAGTGCTGGTTTACTACAGCGGTCACGCCGATGAAAAGGGCCTGCGCCTGGGTAACGAGGTGTACCCCTGGACTGCACTGCGTAAGCGTGTAGACGAATTGGGCGCCGACGTGAAAATTGCTGTGATCGATGCCTGCGGTTCCGGCGCTATTACTCGCGCCAAGGGCGGCGTTGCAGTCCCTGCCTTCATGGTGGACCAGAGCAGCGATATGCGTGGCTATGCTTTTATCACCAGCAGCACTCAAGACGAATCCAGCCAGGAAAGCGATAAGCTTCGCGGAAGCTTCTTCACACATTCTCTGGTCAGCGGCCTCCGAGGCGCTGGCGATGCCAGTGGTGACGGAAAAGTGACTCTGTCCGAAGCCTACCAGTTTGCCTTTAACGAGACTTTGCAAAAGACAGAAGCTACCATGGGCGGCGCCCAGCATCCTAGCCGCGATATGAATCTGGCTGGCACTGGCGACGTGGTGATGACCGATTTGCGCAGCACCAGCGCAGGCCTGGATCTTGACGAAAACGTTGACGGTCGCCTGTTCATCCGCGACGCTCACGGCGAACTGCTTGCGGAATTGAATAAGAAGTCTGGCCATGCCATGAGTTTGGGCCTTCCTGCCGGCAAGTACACTATTCGCCTGGAACGCCCGGCAGAATTCAAGGAAGCTTCTATAGTGCTGGCCGAAGGCAAACGCGAAAAGTTGGGTGGCTATCAGTTTAAGGTTGCCTCTGCTGAAAAGACTGTTTCTCGTGGCTCCGCTCCTGCTGATAGCAATGCACTCTTCGAAGAAGGTTCCTCCATGGATTCCCTGGATCGCTATGGAAGAACTAAGGTGACTTTCAACGCCGTGGATCATGAAAAGAACCCGCGTAAGGGTGTACAGATTGGATTTTTCGTGACTGATGCTCGTGAAAATATGATTGGCACCCAGGTGAGCCTTATTGCCAATATCGCTCGAAAGGAATTCGCTGGAACCCAGATTTCTACGGGCATTAACGTAGCCAAGGATATTTCTGGTATTCAGGTGTCTGCTGGTGCAAACGTTGCCAGGGGAATGAGCGGTGGTCAGATTTCTACGGGTGTCAACGTAGCTAAGGATGCTACATTCCAGTTGGCCGAAATGAATTTTGCTGCAAAGTCCAATGTACAGCTTGGTGTAGGAAATATTTCTGATTACACGGATGTGGCTGTGGGTGTGATTAATGCGAACGCTCACTTGAATACGGCTCAGATTGGCGTATTCAATATCGGTGGCAAGGTTAAGGGTCGCCAGATTGGCGTGTTCAATGTCTGTGGCCACTGTGAAAAGACTCCTATCGGTTTGTTCAACTTTGTGGGCAACGGTGTATGGTCTACCACCATGGGTGTCGATGAAATGGGTAACACATCTATAGACCTGAAGTTGGGTACCGCAGCCTTCTATACCAGTTTTGAATTTGGTCGTCTTTTGGATCGGAAAAAGAAATTTGAATATGAAGACCGTTTCCTGTCTGGTTTAGGTTTGGGTACTCAGTTTGGACGCTACGGAACTCACCTCAGTTTGGATTACACATTCCTGAATACTTTTGAAATTGAGGATAAACATTTCAAGAGAAATTCCTTGGATTATGTGAAGGGTGAAACTTCATTCCATCATCGCTTGCGTCTTCACGGAACTTATGAATTCGTCAAGGGATTCGGTATGACCAGTGGTTTTTCCATGAATGTGGTGACCGAAGGTTACACTAGCGAAATCCAGTTGGAACCTCGTGGTGAATGGCATGGAAACTTCGAAGTGAAGGATCGAAAAGTGAGAGCTTGGCCCGGGGTATTTGCTGGTTTCACTTTTGGACGTTTCTAA
- a CDS encoding TonB-dependent receptor codes for MKRLLTSLFMLLLLPVWTAAQNATSDSLAQAGPKGILFNGVVQDTAFAAGEKLYVEILESGEAVETTVGASFSVVLPEDTLWNVCVTNSDTSGAEKEKCYELVYLGKDSVFSHVLGDAGLTDSSAVDSSEGSASIATAAPRNDNAGDGADNGEQSADAAKKSEDVDVDALLAAGNNGKVTEMKKVVVQLRRRPKRTAGESVVSTKSIKRMPSLGEADVIRSIQQLPGVVASSDFSTKIYVRGGAADQNLFLYDNAVVYSPTHFFGLFSTFLVETIDEVQFYKSGFPAQYGNRLSSVLKMDGRAGGQDSVEEWFSKSSIKISTFAAQLHTEGHKGNARWVVAGRTTYIGYMLDLFRVLGILDLAIDYEFTDLQGEFIYDFSKDTRVKVGFYVGQDELSFDPLYVDWGNVALPINFSHRFNADWDYNATLFFSRFYQTMKLTDMINLGQDIYTWAAKQWLNFRGVTNHTITAGYELEYDWDKFYEYISTMKVADTQQPFHHVLYGQDAWRINDNLLLTYGLRLNYQTLSKDFGVEPRFSLVWNLDDRKTLELYGGHYLQYMNSIMFSDGESLNEFYYPSVTTSKGKHLKPASSNLFAVEYKQAQIKDQFDFIAGAYFKTQNNLNTYVMSQDSTEETSAADFLLADYFGTAEGYSLGYELSFRREKGSIFGGINWSQSLSVLKSNDGSKAYFPNWHQPYAIKADLGINWKGEDGIWSNKKNGFYLRSSVVLKYSAGMPISEYLGYFYEQDFVDKRYSEKVQVVPGSRNAGRQTDYFRIDVKAIDMGRENKWNLSWSIINLTDHENMFYSYYDTSKNPPEYKTMSQFPFLPVMVNYEYCF; via the coding sequence TTGAAAAGACTACTGACAAGCCTCTTTATGCTGCTTTTGCTCCCGGTTTGGACGGCTGCGCAAAATGCAACAAGTGACTCGCTGGCTCAAGCGGGCCCGAAGGGTATTCTCTTTAATGGTGTGGTTCAGGACACCGCTTTCGCCGCAGGCGAAAAACTTTACGTTGAAATTCTTGAATCGGGCGAAGCGGTGGAAACAACCGTAGGTGCCTCCTTCTCCGTAGTTCTTCCTGAAGATACTTTGTGGAATGTTTGCGTCACCAACTCCGATACCAGCGGTGCAGAAAAGGAAAAATGCTACGAACTGGTGTACCTGGGGAAGGATTCTGTCTTTAGTCATGTGCTTGGCGATGCGGGGTTGACCGATTCTAGCGCAGTGGATTCCTCGGAAGGGTCGGCTTCGATTGCCACGGCTGCGCCTCGCAATGACAATGCCGGTGATGGCGCGGACAATGGTGAACAGTCTGCTGATGCTGCGAAAAAATCTGAGGATGTTGACGTTGACGCTCTCCTCGCTGCTGGCAATAACGGCAAGGTTACCGAAATGAAAAAGGTGGTGGTGCAGTTGCGTCGTCGCCCCAAGCGCACTGCCGGTGAATCTGTTGTCAGCACCAAGAGTATCAAGCGTATGCCTAGCCTGGGTGAAGCCGATGTGATCCGCAGTATCCAGCAGCTCCCCGGTGTGGTGGCCAGTTCCGATTTCAGTACCAAGATTTACGTACGTGGCGGTGCCGCCGACCAGAACTTGTTCCTGTACGATAATGCTGTAGTCTATTCTCCCACCCATTTCTTCGGATTGTTCAGTACCTTCCTGGTGGAAACCATTGACGAAGTTCAGTTCTACAAGAGCGGGTTTCCGGCCCAGTACGGCAACCGCCTCAGTTCTGTGCTCAAGATGGATGGCCGCGCCGGTGGTCAGGATTCTGTAGAGGAATGGTTCAGCAAGTCCAGTATCAAGATCAGTACCTTCGCTGCCCAGCTCCATACCGAAGGCCACAAGGGCAATGCCCGCTGGGTTGTGGCTGGCCGTACCACTTACATCGGCTACATGTTGGACTTGTTCCGAGTTCTGGGTATTTTGGACTTGGCCATTGATTATGAATTTACGGACCTGCAGGGTGAATTTATCTACGACTTCTCCAAGGATACCCGTGTAAAAGTGGGTTTCTATGTAGGTCAGGATGAACTTTCCTTTGACCCCTTGTATGTGGACTGGGGTAACGTAGCCTTGCCGATTAATTTCTCCCATCGTTTCAATGCGGATTGGGACTATAACGCCACTCTTTTCTTTAGCCGTTTCTATCAAACCATGAAGCTGACGGATATGATCAATCTTGGTCAGGATATTTATACCTGGGCGGCAAAGCAGTGGTTGAATTTCCGTGGCGTCACGAACCACACCATTACGGCTGGCTACGAACTGGAATACGACTGGGACAAGTTCTACGAATACATTTCCACCATGAAGGTGGCGGACACCCAGCAACCCTTCCACCATGTACTTTATGGCCAAGATGCCTGGCGCATCAATGACAATCTTCTGTTGACTTACGGCCTCCGCCTGAACTACCAGACCCTTTCCAAGGATTTCGGTGTCGAACCTCGTTTCTCGTTGGTTTGGAACCTGGATGATCGAAAGACTTTGGAATTGTATGGCGGTCATTACCTGCAGTACATGAACTCCATTATGTTCAGTGATGGTGAATCCCTTAATGAATTCTACTATCCCTCCGTAACAACGTCCAAGGGTAAGCACTTGAAACCTGCCAGCTCCAACCTCTTTGCGGTGGAATATAAGCAGGCACAAATCAAGGATCAGTTCGACTTTATTGCTGGTGCCTATTTCAAGACTCAGAACAACTTGAATACCTACGTCATGAGCCAGGATTCTACGGAAGAAACTTCCGCTGCGGATTTCCTGCTGGCAGATTACTTTGGTACGGCGGAAGGTTACTCCTTGGGTTATGAACTTTCCTTCCGTCGCGAAAAGGGCTCCATCTTTGGAGGCATCAACTGGAGCCAAAGTCTTAGCGTATTGAAGAGCAATGACGGCAGCAAGGCTTATTTCCCCAACTGGCATCAGCCCTATGCCATCAAGGCTGATTTGGGCATTAACTGGAAGGGCGAAGATGGAATTTGGTCCAACAAGAAAAACGGATTCTACTTACGTTCCTCTGTGGTGCTGAAGTATTCCGCCGGTATGCCAATCAGTGAATACCTGGGTTATTTCTACGAACAGGATTTTGTGGACAAGCGTTATTCTGAAAAGGTCCAGGTGGTACCCGGTTCCCGTAATGCCGGCCGACAGACAGACTATTTCCGTATTGACGTGAAGGCTATTGACATGGGCCGTGAAAACAAGTGGAACCTGAGTTGGTCCATTATCAACTTGACGGACCATGAGAACATGTTCTATTCCTACTACGATACTAGCAAGAACCCGCCTGAGTATAAGACTATGAGTCAGTTCCCCTTTTTGCCTGTGATGGTGAACTATGAGTACTGCTTCTAA